ACCTTTATAACACCAATCAGCAAATAATCAAATataaggagaggaggggaggggaaggaagattTGAACAAAGTACCCCgtaggaaaaggagagaaggaatttAAAGGGTAAGAAAAATGATCACAAGAAAGGAACAAGCCTTTCTTTCTGTGGGGCTGTAAGGAcgtcagattcttttctttttataggaGCAGCTTAAAGCAGGAGAAGCCATGCTAAAGAAATTGGGTGCCTTAGGTTCTGGTCTCAGTTGGGCTACTAAGCAGACATATAATCCTAGGTACGTAAGCCTGTTGCTCAGATAATTCCTGAAAACAGAGGGTTGGCGGTCTAGGGCCACTGCTAATCTTTTGGAACACGGAACCCACTGAGAGTCTAACAATGTTACAGGCCCTCATCCTGGAAACAGACCTGCACGAATGGCAGACTACATGGAGTTTCATGAGTTTAAGCGAAGCCCTTGATACTGACTCCCTGAAGCGCTTCCAGAAACCACTTCCCCAAGACCCTCCCTGCAGATGAAGAACTCCTGGCCTAGATAGAGTATTTCTTCACACCAGTACCTGTATGAGTTCTGATATGTTTTTGTAGATCTCCTGAAGTTTTGAAAGATTTGGTACAATTGTCTTCTGAACACCGATATGGCTTTTCTCCTGTATGAGTTCTGACATGACTTTTTAATCCGTAACcttcaagaaaaatttaaaagaaatttaattataCAAGATTCCTGTAAGCATGCCCACTGAGATTAAGCTATTGAAAAGTACAGTAAACACCAAGGATATAATAGGCAAACACAATAGAATAACTATTAAACAGGTACTACAGCATGACAGATCAGGACTGTCCAGCTGAAAATTCAACAGTTTCATCTCTGACTAGAAGAgactgtgtgtttctttttttaaagtgtccCCATCTTATTATATGTGCATTACTCATACTCCAAAATCTTGAAGCAGAATGGAGGCATGGAGTGAAGAACAGGGCAGAAGTCAGGAGTCCGAGCACCAGTCCTGGCCCTGCTGCATGTGTCCCAGGGCAGGACCCATCCCACTGCTAAGCCCCAGATCATGGTTCCCCCCAGGTCTGTCCTAATGTTAAACTCTGAGTCAGTGTTAATGCTCAGCTTTTGTGTTTCTTGCTAAAAGAAAGTAGTGTGTGGAGTGAAATATGAACACAGTAGGCAGAAACAGGTCTGAGGAGAAAAATGAGAACACAAAGAGAACAGACCAAGTGggacaaaaggaagaaagggagagactAGAAAACTAGTCACTGCACGCCCACTAATTCAGACCAAGGCAGGCGGTCAGTTCCTTCCTCTAACCTGTCTCTGCTCCCGAGTGGAACCAATAAACATAACTCAAAGTTTTACCTGTTGCAAATGCTTTCCCACAGCCTGCATGCTCACACTGGTAAGGCCGGTCTCCTGTGTGTGACCGCTCATGGACCTGTCATTAAAGCAAAAGCATGAGTCTGTTTCCTCGAGGCATTCTGCAGGTAGATGGTCTCCACAAAGACTTCCTCCTTGCCCCCAACTGCTGAATTATTTTGTTGcttgtatattatttttgaaagacaGAAGATAACTTTTCTCAAAAACTACTAATTCTCAATATAGACCGAATGCTATATGTTAAGACGTACTCATTTTAAGTAAGGAACAGGAATATTGGAGGTGTGAGCTTTTCTAAACTGCTCAAAGGTGTCTGTATGGAACATATACCTATTGAGAGCGAGTACAAGGAGACACTACACAACATAAAGTTAAGAGTGTGGAGGCTGCTGCTACAGGGGCCTTGATCTGAAGCAAGGCTTCACCACTGACTAGTGGTGTGACTGTGGCATCTGCCTTCTCTCAGCCTCAAAGttctctctgtaaaatgggggcatAATAGTACCTACCATAGAGGGCTGCTGTGACAAATGAATACTCATGACAATGCCCGATATTTACTGAACCTTTACCACTTGCCAGGCCATTCTCTTCAGTACTTTACAGGCACAGAATTAACTTACTTAATTCTCACAGCTACTCATTGAGGGAGGTTTATAATCTTTATGGTCTAATATTACAGATAAGGAAGATGAGGTACTAAGAGGTCAAGTAACATGTCAAGGTTACATACTGATAGGCAGCAGAGATGGGCTCTGGGGCTGCTATTCCAAATATGCTAAATGCACACTTCCTGACACACTGTAAGTTATTCAATAAAagttagctattatttttttgAGTGATGGTATATTGTATTTAGCTTCGATCAAAATACTTGGCCTATGTATGTGACAGGACAATCAACACCAACTTTTGCTGGATTGCAGCAAATCACTGTTAACGGAGTGATTATATCCACATCTCCCATATAATTACATAAATTTCACATGAGAAAAATTTATTCAAATATGTAGAGTACCTATCATATGCTATGACATATGCTGGACACGAGGGAGACAAAGATGAAGAAAGCATAGTCCTGGTCCTCAAAGAGTTTATTTCTAAAATCTGCAtaggtttttgtgtgtatatgagtgtgagCATTTGTATCTTGATAGGTGGGGGAGAACAATGGTGTCTGAATGCTACAAGTACATCAAGTTGGCGTTTAACGTCCTAGGTATCCTCATATCTAGACACAGCCTTCCTTCGTACATACCTTCAGATGGTGAGCTGTTGTATACAATTTTCCACATCCGTCATAGCCACATCGAAAGGCCTTCTCTCCACTCTGCTGAGATTTAGCAGTTACTCTTGTTGCATGTCCTTGTAAGACAATCTAGATGAGACCAAAAGTACAATTTAAAGTACTTACACAGAAATAAAGTAGATGAAGTtacaattttcagaaaaaaaaaaaaaaaaaagataaaatgtggGTTTCCAGACTCAGGTTCCAGACTCAGACGAAGATTCTATCATCCTGAGCCGGTCGGGTTAATTCTGTTATGTGGCTGAAGTCAGCAGCTCTGGAAGAAGTCAACAGGAGATCCACAAGGGGGCATAATCAGCACTCAGAGATTGGAAACTGAAAACTTAAGCCAGGCAGTATACATTGGTCCACTGTATGCAGCTGTTCCTTGACATATTccagtaagtgtgtgtgtgtatttttaaaaatattttaaaattctgaaattttaaaaatgacataatatatatataataataatatttttggaaatataatgtgctaagtcacttcagtcatgtcctactctttgcaactccatggactgtagcccaccaggctcctctgtctatgggattcctgaggtaagaatactggaacggagtgtcatttccttctccgttaaaatatagtatatatgtaaaataatgctttttaaaaaaatatttatatataagagTACATATGTTCTAAAAACAATGTAAAAGTCATTTTCAATTTCAAAACCAATGAAAAAGCAGGGGTTAGATCATCTGAGTCACCTGTGGGAGACATCAGAATCCATATGATGCTAGtctgtgggggaaaaaatggctcagatggtaaagaatctgcctgcaaagcaggagagagacccgggttcgatctctgggtcaggaagatcccctggagaagagaatggctacccactccagtattcttgcctagagaattccatggacagaggagactggcaggctacagtccatggggttgcagagttggacacgactaagcgactaacactttcacactatcACTTTAGAAGATCACTTCtctggaatttccctggtggttcaagacggtaaagcgtctgtctacaatgtgggagacctgggctcgattcctgggtcaggaagttccctggagaaggaaatggcaacccactccagtactcttccctagaaaatcccatggacggaggagcctggtgtccatggggttgcagagtcggacatgacagagcgacttccctttcactttgtcTGGAACTGAACACCATAAGACTTTAAATAATTGCACTGATGTTAGAggtttctttggagaaggaaatggcaacccactccagtattcttgcctgggaaatcccatggacagaggagcttggtgggctacagtccacggggttgttaagagtcagatacaactttgCAACTAAATTGCCACAGAGGTTTTTTAAAGATGATGAcctattttagaaattaagttACCATGAAACCTGAAGACATGACTTTCTACTTTGTGGGCATGTAGTGACCGTGCTGCCACATCCTATCTGTGCAGATTGTCGTACTTGGCTCAAAAATAACTCTGCCAAAAGCTGTTTTATATTGTAAAGATTTCAAAATAATGGAGCAAATATCATCATGACTGATGAGATACAACAGATGCTAAAAGCTGACagagaaatctgaaaataaaagacacaacaAAGTGAAACAGATGACTCTACTGGCCTTTTTTCAAAGAGCTGTTAGAATCTCTTTGTTTCTATTAAAGAGAACTCTCGGTTCCAAAAGAGGTTCTGTCACACCCCCTATCACTTGCACATCAACATGGAGTTTTTGGTAAATAAAAATTCCATATTTTCAATTGCCTGGTGCTTTTTAttcctattcttttttctttttttaatatttataaacccTGTGTCGAAGGAAATGAATATGCTTCATGGAATCTGATTCTGGTATCAgaactgataaaaattaattttatttatattgctaAATATTTAAGCTTCTAAATAATGAGTGTTCCCTCCATCTTCAGGTTTCacctagatatttttaaaaatctgcacaACACTCtgatttaatatatttcatttattcacagGATATATTTACATCAAATAAAGTTTTCTAGGgtagataattaaaaaaatttatttaccaTACTGTAAGGgacaaaacaacttttaaaaatcattctgctGTTTTGGAATGGAGCTGTCTAAACTTTGGGAATGGTCAGGTCCTCATCATTCTAAGTGGGAATGGCAGGTCTTCTTCATTCTGAGCAATGATCCACTACAGCAATACACACTTAAATGGTGGCGGGTGGGAGGTgagggttggggggtgggagtgTGGAGGAGCTACAAGGGTTGGGGGGACAGAGAGAGCCCCGCATTAGAGGATAACAGTACAGAAGGTGTGGTACGGTCTTTACAAAACGGACATGGATGGCTATACAGAGTCTGTCTTAGGCTTTTCCTTGTAACtgttaaatcaattaaaaaacaagcagtgggagagggaaggagagggtgagatgtatgggaagagtaacatggaaacttacattaccatgtgtaaaatagatagccaatgggaatttgctgctatatggctcaggaaactcaaacaggggctctgtatcaacctagagctctgggtgggatggggagggagatgcgagggaggctcaaaagggaggggatacatggatacctatggctgattcatgttgaggtttgacagaaaacagcaaagttctgtaaagtaattatccttcaataaaaaataaataaataaataaaaaatcagggggaaaaaaaggaaaaacaagcagtagaTCTCAGTGTCATTGCTGAATTACAAGCTAGTAATTATCTATGTTCATGTATTGTGGTATATTAATAAATGTTGCAGGGCAGTTTTCTAAGTAAAGACAGGCTTATGTTAAAACATCTAGATAAAATATGGACACACTTCCAAATGGGTGAAGATTGAAAGTatctttacaaaaataaaagatataattcCACATCTTCtctgcctaggaaattccatccTTCTAAATTCATGATGCCTGTTCTCATCATTCCAAACAGAGCAGATTCTTCAAATCCTCAGCATCTCTGTAATATTTAGTTTGTATCATGGACTTGGCACTTGATGCtactgtcttttttgtttgtttgggttttttcaggttttaaaactttttatttgcatAATAAAAAATTGTGCATTCCAATAATTAAAATCAtttgaacaacaaaagaaaatggcACTCTGATTAAACTGCATTTTACAGCCCGCAGAACACCTTGGACCAGTTTTTTACTCTAGATTTCACTGTCGTCCCACCCAGCTTCCTCCTTCACCAACATGCAAGTTCTTTTCCTTCCCTGCCAGCCACACAGGCAGATGGGAGAGGCAGGCGCAGCCTACGTTGTCAGTAGTTCTCCATTCTTTGATGTGAAAAGGGGTAGCACAGTCATTTAAACTCGATCCAACCTCTTTGCATCTTACAAAGTTAAACAgctaaaagaagtaaaataagaaGGCAATGCTTGTGGAATGTACAGTGCATACTGGCGGCGCACGCTTCATTACGACTCGCCTGCTTGCTTCTGTTCAATCATTTCTTTCGAAGGCAGTGGATTTTTCTCTTGCGTTTCCGTTTTCTTCAATTTCGACTTATCGAACTTCTCAATCTCAGCCATATCAGGTTTGTCAGACATGGTTGCAGAGGGCGCGGAGCGAACTGCGAGCGAGTCAAGTCGAATCTGCGCTGTGGCCGCCGCGAGTCGCTACTgtcttattttaaagaatttgtatttccttttcttccctattAGCCTAGCAGTTCCTCAATGTCAAAATCTATATCATATATGCCATCAtacctcactgctgctgctgctgctaagtcgcttcagtcatgtccgactctttgcgaccccatagacggcagcccaccaggctccgccatccctgggattccccaggcaagaacactgaggtgggttgccatctccttctccaatgcatgaaagtgaaaagtgaaagtgaagtctctcagtcgtgtccgactctttgcgaccccatggactgcagcccaccaggctcctccatccatgggattttccaggcaagagtactggagtggggtgccagtgccttctccggtcATTACTCACAGTGCTAGGTAAAGGGTTTATACCACTAACTATATGAGCATAATTCAAAGGAACTAAAAATCTTTTGGGAGGTATTAAAAAAGTTCTAGAATTAAAACTGTGGTGATCACTGTTCATCTCTGTGAATCTACTAAAACCACTGAGTTGCACACGTTAAACTGGTGAACTGTATAGTACGTGAAATATATATtagtaaaattaaaaggaaataaatggtaATTTGAATAAGAAAATTTCTCTTATTTGCAAGAACCAGAAGAGTCTCTATGAATCCCTTAAAAagtaactattatttttaaaatttcactattattttttctgattataacaGTAACACATACATTGGGCGAATTTGGTTACCACAGCAAAGAGTAAAGAGAAAAGTTCAAGTGAGCTGTAATTCCAGCATGCAAAAAATAACTGTTAATATCTTGGTTTGTTTctatttagcatttttaaaatatatatatgttatatatatattagtgtgtaaGTTTTATTTTAGCAGAACTGGAATTAAGCTTTACACAAATTCTAAAGGCAGAAATTAATTGTACATGGGACTCCAAATCATGAGAAGAGAGttcttgctgtttccttctcttcctttctaaaaGTACCAAGTTTATCATCTCCCAGGTCTGAAAGATTAAGCCCAACAGCCCACACCTTCAGACCAGGTGGTGGCAGCACTTTATTCAGGAAAGGCCCACACCTGAATCTGTTCTGTTATTCTCTCCTAGGACAAGTTTTAATTCTGGCATGAAACAGATTATCAGAGGTTTGGCATTTAATTTAATTAAGCCAAAACAATGAAGTTAAGACTGAACTTAAAACCTGTTAGGAGGattcaaaatgttttccaaaaatgTACTTGTTTCTGCTCTTATCCTAACGTCCACAGCTCAGGGGTGGTGACATAAGGGGCAGAAGCTCCAGTTTTGGAAGAACTACTGAGAACTCCAAGTCTCTGTCAGCATGGCAGAAGTGAGGCTGGTAACAGAATTTCTTATTTCTAAACCAACTGAAGTCACTAACATTGACATATTATGAGAATTATTAGTAAGCACTATTTGCAACAGAACTATTTCCACTAGTAGCTCTAATTATCCAAAACAGACCCAGCATAAAGGCATTCTTGCAAAATACAGTAGGATGAGTACCCATAGCAACACCAACTAGCAAAAGGAACCTCTTAAAAGAAAACCACTGAAATAGCAATGCAATATAACATACaatggacttcctaggtggctcagtggtaaagaatctgcctgccaagcaggaaactcgggttcaatcccggggtcaggaagatctcctggagaatggcaactcactccagtattttcgcctggagaattccatagacagagaagactggttggctatattccatggggttgcaaagagttagacatgactcagagactcAACAACAACACCTGGAAAAATCTCCAAATAGCCAAGGGACACACAGTCAAAAAACCTTTTTTATCTCCATGTATAGAATGTTTGAATGGAATGGGAAGCCTCTCCTTTTTTTACTGGAAATGTTTCCTTATAAAACCCTTTATCTCTCAATCCCAATCAACATTTATCTTTTCAGTTCTcaaactattttattctttttggaacTTGCTTTATGTCTACCACTCTCTTTTATCCTATTTCCATACTAATTTCCCTTTCCACCCACCTCTGACTCCACCATGGCAGAAGttctgaaataataaatgtttgacAAATGACTGGTTAAGTACCTACTTCAACAACAATAAATGATATGGCCCCTGCCTTGGTAGGGCTCTCAGTCTAGCTAGTTAAACTGTCCTATAAATGAAGGACAATAATAGAATATAATAATTGCTATCACGGCAGTCCACGTAAAGTTCTAGAGggacaaaatttaaaagttggGAGAACTATAGGTTAGGGAAAGCTGTCTACAGAAAAAATCTGGAGGTTGAAAAAGAGGGGTGGGCAGAGCAGTCCAGGCAGTAGGAATAGTATCACCAAAAGTATGAAAGTGTgtctggaagaaatggaaacttaaTATAAGAACATTATATCTATATAATAGAATTAataccataaaaaaagaaagggaagtttAGGCCCACATTTGGGAAGAGTTTTAGGTGTCATTCTGAAGTGCAAA
This portion of the Bos taurus isolate L1 Dominette 01449 registration number 42190680 breed Hereford chromosome 15, ARS-UCD2.0, whole genome shotgun sequence genome encodes:
- the LOC112441594 gene encoding thymosin beta-4-like, which gives rise to MSDKPDMAEIEKFDKSKLKKTETQEKNPLPSKEMIEQKQAGES